One window of Dendropsophus ebraccatus isolate aDenEbr1 chromosome 13, aDenEbr1.pat, whole genome shotgun sequence genomic DNA carries:
- the RIIAD1 gene encoding RIIa domain-containing protein 1 has protein sequence MAEDGDPGALNGEQERRLRDWKIESRISNEEYLRSHREVKLLLSGFLREILLKRPENIREFAADYFTDPTLREKIQEKRSLRDGVTAPPMTQIYSPGRPADDPDIQPGPTRR, from the exons ATGGCGGAGGACGGAGACCCCGGGGCCCTGAACGGCGAACAGGAGCGGAGACTGCGAGACTGGAAG ATTGAGTCCCGGATCAGTAATGAGGAATATCTCCGGAGTCATCGGGAGGTGAAGCTGTTGCTCTCTGGATTCCTCCG agaaattttactgaaaaggcCGGAAAATATCAGAGAATTCGCAGCAG ATTATTTCACAGATCCGACACTGCGAGAAAAGATCCAGGAGAAGAGGAGTCTGAGAGATGGCGTGACTGCCCCGCCGATGACCCAGATATACAGCCCGGGCCGACCCGCCGATGACCCAGATATACAGCCCGGGCCGACCCGCCGATGA